In the Nitrosarchaeum sp. genome, one interval contains:
- a CDS encoding bifunctional 5,10-methylenetetrahydrofolate dehydrogenase/5,10-methenyltetrahydrofolate cyclohydrolase, whose translation MTGIKIDGKEIAQSVKDRVRKAVEELKSQGINPCLATVLVGDNPASATYVKNKHKACEEVGIITKDFKFTSEISQLELNKKIDELNNDKTVHGILVQLPLPNQLDEFFTTSRISPLKDVDGLTPHNAGLLAMKKAALVACTPLGVIEMFDYYNIELDGKNVVLINRSNLVGKPLYHLLLARNATVITCHSKTKNIKELCQHADIVITAVGDRNKFTLTPDMIKKDAIVIDVAISRYNEKLVGDANYEQIIQKASYATPVPGGVGPMTVAMLLKNTITAASLSSQIER comes from the coding sequence ATGACGGGCATAAAAATAGACGGTAAAGAAATTGCCCAATCAGTAAAAGACAGAGTTAGAAAAGCTGTTGAAGAATTAAAGAGTCAAGGAATCAATCCATGCTTAGCAACTGTTCTAGTTGGCGATAATCCAGCATCTGCCACTTATGTCAAAAACAAGCACAAAGCATGTGAGGAAGTTGGAATTATCACTAAAGATTTCAAGTTTACTTCAGAAATTAGCCAACTAGAATTAAATAAAAAAATTGATGAGTTAAATAACGACAAAACAGTTCATGGAATTTTAGTACAATTACCATTACCCAATCAATTAGATGAATTTTTTACAACATCAAGAATTTCCCCCCTTAAAGATGTGGATGGACTTACACCGCATAATGCAGGGCTACTAGCAATGAAAAAGGCAGCGCTTGTAGCATGTACACCCTTAGGAGTTATAGAAATGTTTGATTATTACAATATAGAATTAGATGGGAAAAATGTAGTGTTAATTAATCGAAGTAATTTAGTAGGGAAACCACTATACCATTTACTTTTAGCAAGAAATGCAACTGTGATCACATGTCACTCTAAGACAAAGAACATCAAGGAGTTATGCCAACATGCGGATATTGTAATTACAGCTGTTGGAGATAGAAACAAGTTCACATTAACGCCAGATATGATAAAAAAAGATGCAATAGTAATCGATGTTGCAATATCAAGATACAATGAAAAATTAGTAGGAGATGCAAATTATGAACAAATTATTCAAAAAGCATCGTATGCAACGCCTGTTCCAGGAGGAGTGGGACCTATGACAGTTGCAATGTTATTGAAAAACACAATAACAGCTGCATCATTGAGTAGTCAAATTGAAAGATAA
- a CDS encoding antibiotic biosynthesis monooxygenase family protein, with translation MFVVISDVQIKPESLDGFKNWFSESNKTVSKFDGFINRRLLETKNGKHRILVEFENLEKFSKMHQSPEHENLHSIAASYMEKLPEPKFYTVVSQ, from the coding sequence ATGTTTGTAGTAATATCTGATGTTCAAATAAAACCTGAATCCCTTGATGGCTTTAAAAATTGGTTTTCAGAATCAAATAAAACAGTATCAAAATTTGATGGATTTATCAATAGACGCCTTTTGGAAACTAAAAATGGAAAACACAGGATATTAGTTGAATTTGAAAATCTTGAAAAATTTAGTAAAATGCATCAAAGTCCTGAACATGAAAATCTTCATTCTATAGCTGCATCGTATATGGAAAAATTACCTGAACCTAAATTTTACACTGTAGTATCACAATAA
- the purD gene encoding phosphoribosylamine--glycine ligase translates to MVNVLVIGSGGREHALSWKLSQSPKVDTVFTAPGNGGTENNVSINVDDLDSLAEFAKKNNCFTVVGPEVPLAAGIVDKFNQMNLKIFGPSQNAAQLESSKIWAKNFMKRNGIQTAKFEIFDDPKKAEQYVKSLDYDVVVKADGLASGKGVIVCNNSDEAITAINSILVKKTFGNAGNRIIVEERIDGIEASYIALCDGVTAIPMASSQDHKRIFDDDKGPNTGGMGAYSPTPVIDDALAEKIQNKIINKTIQSMKNEGIIFKGFLYAGVMIRNNEPYVLEFNARMGDPECQPIVMRMDFDLYDYFVASVDGTLSSMPKPKWKNQSSVCIVLASKGYPESYPTGEEITGFDLIPKNAIVFHAGTKNQNGKIISNGGRVLGVTALGDTLSSAITNAYAAVGKISWTSKFYRNDIGKKGLSYL, encoded by the coding sequence TTGGTTAATGTTTTAGTCATTGGTTCGGGTGGACGAGAACATGCACTATCCTGGAAATTATCACAAAGTCCCAAAGTTGATACCGTCTTTACTGCACCTGGAAATGGTGGCACTGAAAATAATGTCTCTATCAATGTTGATGATCTTGATTCTCTTGCAGAATTTGCAAAAAAGAATAACTGTTTTACTGTAGTTGGTCCAGAGGTTCCCCTTGCTGCAGGAATAGTTGATAAATTCAATCAAATGAATTTAAAAATTTTTGGACCCTCTCAAAATGCAGCCCAATTAGAATCTAGTAAAATCTGGGCAAAAAATTTTATGAAAAGAAATGGCATCCAAACCGCAAAATTTGAAATCTTTGATGACCCAAAAAAAGCAGAACAATATGTAAAATCCCTTGATTATGATGTTGTAGTTAAAGCAGATGGTCTTGCTTCTGGAAAAGGAGTAATAGTTTGTAATAATTCTGATGAAGCAATCACAGCAATTAACTCAATATTGGTAAAAAAGACATTTGGTAATGCTGGTAATAGAATTATTGTAGAGGAGAGAATTGATGGAATTGAAGCTTCTTACATTGCATTATGTGATGGAGTGACTGCAATACCTATGGCGTCAAGTCAAGATCACAAAAGAATTTTTGATGATGATAAAGGCCCTAATACAGGAGGAATGGGTGCATATTCTCCAACTCCTGTCATTGATGACGCCCTGGCTGAAAAGATCCAAAATAAAATTATCAATAAAACAATTCAATCCATGAAAAATGAGGGAATTATTTTCAAAGGATTCCTCTATGCTGGCGTAATGATTAGAAATAATGAACCATATGTTTTAGAATTCAATGCACGTATGGGTGACCCAGAATGCCAACCAATCGTGATGAGGATGGATTTTGATTTGTATGATTATTTTGTTGCAAGTGTAGATGGTACATTATCTTCTATGCCCAAACCAAAATGGAAAAATCAATCATCTGTTTGTATTGTTTTAGCCTCCAAAGGATATCCTGAATCATATCCAACAGGTGAAGAAATAACTGGATTTGATTTAATTCCAAAAAATGCTATAGTTTTTCATGCCGGAACAAAAAACCAAAATGGAAAAATCATCTCAAACGGTGGTAGAGTATTAGGAGTTACTGCACTTGGTGATACATTATCCTCTGCAATTACAAACGCATATGCCGCGGTCGGCAAAATCTCTTGGACAAGCAAATTTTACAGAAACGATATTGGTAAAAAGGGCCTATCGTATCTTTGA
- the purN gene encoding phosphoribosylglycinamide formyltransferase: MLNLGILISGRGSNMESILKVIKRKKIPINPAIVISNKPDAKGLKIAQKMGIKTEVIESKNFNGSRWEYDKKIISTLEKHGVTPKNGLVCLAGFMRIISPEFVKKYKNKIINIHPALLPAFPGLDAQKQAIDNGAKYSGCTVHFVDSGVDTGPIILQLVVKIRNNDTEKTLSKRILAKEHQAYPEAVRLFAENRIKIVGKKTIIS; encoded by the coding sequence TTGCTAAATCTAGGAATTTTAATTTCAGGACGAGGGAGCAACATGGAATCCATTCTAAAAGTAATCAAACGTAAAAAAATTCCGATTAACCCAGCTATCGTCATATCAAACAAACCAGATGCAAAAGGTTTGAAAATTGCACAAAAAATGGGCATCAAAACAGAAGTAATTGAAAGTAAAAATTTCAATGGGAGTAGATGGGAATATGATAAAAAAATCATATCAACTCTAGAAAAACATGGAGTTACACCAAAAAATGGCTTGGTGTGTTTAGCAGGATTTATGAGAATAATTAGTCCAGAGTTTGTTAAAAAATATAAAAACAAAATAATCAACATTCATCCAGCTTTACTTCCAGCTTTTCCAGGATTGGATGCTCAAAAACAGGCAATTGATAACGGTGCAAAATATTCAGGATGTACTGTACATTTTGTTGACTCTGGAGTAGATACAGGTCCAATAATTTTGCAACTAGTAGTCAAAATAAGAAACAACGATACAGAAAAGACATTATCAAAGAGAATTTTAGCAAAAGAACATCAAGCATATCCTGAAGCTGTTAGATTATTTGCTGAAAATAGGATAAAAATTGTTGGCAAAAAGACAATAATTTCCTAA
- a CDS encoding cupin domain-containing protein: MNLVFDVNKYIEKIKKSDGYFHTFINKENLAAGVLVLQPGEEDTQEPHKSDEVYFIIKGNGFLKIKNKDYEISENKMYFVGKKVRHFFHGNSKELVVLYFFSGLDS, from the coding sequence ATGAACCTAGTTTTTGACGTAAACAAATACATTGAAAAAATCAAAAAGAGCGATGGCTATTTTCATACTTTTATCAATAAAGAAAATTTAGCTGCCGGGGTGCTCGTATTGCAACCTGGAGAAGAAGACACTCAAGAACCACATAAAAGTGATGAGGTATATTTTATAATCAAAGGTAACGGTTTTTTAAAAATAAAAAACAAAGATTATGAGATTTCTGAAAACAAAATGTATTTTGTAGGAAAAAAAGTTCGTCACTTTTTTCATGGTAATTCAAAAGAATTAGTTGTATTGTATTTTTTTAGCGGATTGGATTCTTAG
- a CDS encoding 5-formyltetrahydrofolate cyclo-ligase — translation MKDNSEKTSLRKFLLDKRDSTSFDLMKIISKAIQKRLKKIDSFRNAKKIGMYYPIGSEIMTQDIIQEALSDGKEVFLPKVIGKNIEFRKIESVSNLESGAFDIMEPRNECPVDNNLDVILVPTIGISPKGVRLGYGHGFYDRFLAENKIETISITMEKQVVKNIPASEHDVTINWIVTEDRIIDTSKIR, via the coding sequence TTGAAAGATAATTCAGAAAAAACATCATTAAGAAAATTTCTTCTCGATAAAAGAGATAGCACTTCATTTGATTTAATGAAAATTATAAGCAAAGCAATACAAAAAAGACTAAAAAAAATTGATTCATTTAGAAATGCAAAAAAAATAGGAATGTACTATCCAATAGGTAGCGAAATTATGACACAAGATATCATCCAAGAAGCATTAAGTGATGGAAAAGAAGTATTTTTGCCCAAAGTTATTGGAAAAAATATAGAATTTAGAAAGATTGAGAGTGTTAGCAATCTAGAAAGTGGTGCTTTTGACATAATGGAGCCTCGTAATGAATGCCCAGTTGATAACAACCTAGATGTAATATTGGTTCCAACAATAGGGATATCACCAAAGGGAGTAAGATTAGGATACGGTCATGGATTTTATGATAGATTTTTAGCGGAAAATAAAATTGAAACAATTTCAATAACAATGGAAAAACAAGTAGTGAAAAACATCCCAGCTTCAGAACATGATGTGACAATTAATTGGATTGTTACTGAAGATAGAATAATCGATACGTCAAAGATACGATAG
- the dps gene encoding DNA protection during starvation protein, with translation MSDSKNPTVVGINVLKQNGLDVEELKKLLIQNASVEFTAYYYFTNLRAHCTGLEGEGLKGIIEDARLEDLSHFEACLERIYQLGGSLPNDATQFIKMSGCEFLQLPANPTDHKAILEKCLKAEQGAIVNWDKVCKMTFGKDPTTYDIAKDILAEEIEHESWFLELIYGRPSGHMRRKYSGERPHTRKHSRALDMA, from the coding sequence ATGTCCGATTCAAAAAACCCAACAGTTGTTGGAATCAATGTTCTAAAACAAAACGGCTTGGATGTAGAGGAACTAAAAAAACTATTGATTCAAAATGCATCAGTGGAATTTACCGCCTACTACTACTTTACCAATTTGAGGGCACATTGTACAGGCTTGGAGGGAGAAGGACTCAAAGGAATTATCGAAGATGCAAGATTAGAAGATCTTAGCCACTTTGAAGCATGCCTTGAGAGAATTTACCAGTTAGGAGGCTCACTTCCAAATGACGCTACACAGTTCATCAAAATGTCCGGGTGTGAGTTCTTACAACTTCCAGCAAATCCAACAGATCACAAGGCAATACTAGAAAAATGTCTCAAAGCCGAACAGGGCGCAATTGTAAATTGGGATAAGGTCTGTAAAATGACTTTTGGAAAAGATCCCACAACATACGATATTGCAAAAGATATTTTGGCAGAAGAGATCGAACATGAGTCTTGGTTCCTAGAATTAATCTACGGAAGACCATCAGGACACATGAGAAGAAAATATTCTGGAGAAAGACCACACACCAGAAAACATTCTAGAGCACTTGATATGGCATAA
- the ileS gene encoding isoleucine--tRNA ligase, with protein sequence MELSSKFDAKSIESEIKAYVKSIDIEKLIFESDKPEKIMFIEGPPTMNGIPHAGHLRGRVIKDLWYRFNTLQGKKIVFNGGWDTQGLPVELQAEKELGVTGGKSEVIEKVGIEKLVEECKRIVKKFNTKWVEVDELLGMSFNHNKAYWTYRDEFIEREWQILKKAYENKILEEDFTVIAYCPSCQTSLSHAEVNQGYEEVKDPSLYYKVKLKNEDTYLIVWTTMPFTLVTDAMVGLNPDEDYAYVKVENEKWIIGKTRLEEFFKEVNIEEYEIVKIVKGSEFEGKKYVHPLLDLIPGLEECAKENNFHVAVSEEFVDATTGSGLVHLSPANGEEDIKIANKRKVKVFSPINDQVKFTDLAGKYEGMFVRDADKIIVDDLKERNALVKIGKIKHKYPLCWRSHHPIVWLARKGWFYKLDRLEDKAINAAESVEYFFEQPKNRFLGIIKERHPWCISRERIWGCPLPVWICNECGKQNWFFTRKDIVESAVKLPDGPNFELHRPWIDNITIKCKHCNSTNTKREEYVLDTWHNSGSAPYSSLTDEEYSKSIPAPFFTEGIDQTRGWAYTLLIENVILNNEPIPPFKSFLFQGHVLDEKGGKMSKSLGNVIDGEELLKKYPTDLIRFYFIWKASPIEPLSFSTDELMSRPYQVINTLFNLHLYFKQNSEYDKFDETKTISWAKENGLLTSPDIWLVSKLQKLIKKITERNESCKFHEAAKSIDDFIINNLSQIYIPITRGELWDEDESKKNRRLAIYAVLSDVLKTLDILIHPLCPFTSEYLYQTVFDGKKSILLDNWPQYEEHLVNEEIEESFDIMKDVVSISSAARMKGKLKRRWPLAEALICVSKGQKKKLESLSNLLMSQLNVEKYTIFETEKESRLDQILELKQLNLPLISIIELERKRIGPKAKQHMGKLVNMFSETNKEEIITSLQKQGRYDYEVDGEKISLDKDDFVVDFDAREEFAISKRDNYIVFISTSRNKEMMARGLVKDIARRLQTLRKERGYNPTDILNVASILDLDEESLEMIKEKSEDLAFLVRVKKVDFVESCKIYKDDDIDGQKIRISVE encoded by the coding sequence ATGGAACTTTCATCGAAATTTGATGCAAAATCAATCGAGTCAGAAATTAAAGCATATGTCAAATCAATCGACATTGAAAAATTGATCTTTGAATCAGACAAGCCTGAAAAAATCATGTTTATTGAAGGTCCTCCAACTATGAATGGAATCCCACATGCGGGGCATCTTAGAGGACGTGTAATCAAAGATTTATGGTACAGATTCAATACATTACAAGGAAAAAAAATTGTATTTAATGGTGGATGGGATACACAGGGACTTCCAGTAGAATTACAGGCAGAAAAAGAGCTTGGAGTAACTGGAGGTAAATCAGAAGTTATTGAAAAAGTCGGAATAGAAAAACTAGTTGAAGAGTGCAAGAGGATTGTGAAAAAATTCAATACAAAATGGGTAGAAGTTGATGAATTACTTGGAATGTCATTTAATCACAATAAAGCATATTGGACTTATAGAGATGAATTTATTGAAAGAGAGTGGCAGATTCTAAAAAAGGCATATGAAAATAAAATATTAGAAGAAGATTTTACTGTAATTGCATATTGTCCAAGCTGTCAGACATCACTTAGTCATGCAGAAGTCAATCAAGGATATGAAGAAGTAAAAGATCCATCATTATACTACAAAGTTAAACTCAAAAACGAAGACACTTACCTAATTGTATGGACTACAATGCCTTTCACATTAGTTACGGATGCAATGGTAGGATTGAATCCAGATGAAGATTATGCATATGTCAAAGTAGAAAATGAAAAGTGGATAATAGGGAAAACAAGATTAGAAGAATTTTTCAAAGAAGTTAATATCGAAGAATATGAAATTGTAAAGATTGTAAAAGGTTCAGAGTTTGAAGGTAAAAAATATGTGCATCCACTTTTAGATTTAATTCCAGGATTAGAGGAATGTGCAAAAGAAAATAATTTCCACGTAGCAGTATCAGAAGAATTTGTAGATGCTACTACAGGCAGTGGATTAGTTCATTTGTCTCCTGCAAATGGTGAGGAAGATATCAAAATTGCAAATAAAAGAAAAGTCAAGGTATTCAGCCCAATAAACGATCAGGTAAAGTTCACTGATTTGGCTGGAAAGTATGAGGGTATGTTTGTAAGAGATGCAGATAAAATAATCGTAGACGACCTAAAGGAGCGAAATGCCCTAGTAAAAATAGGAAAAATTAAGCACAAATATCCTCTATGCTGGAGATCTCATCATCCAATTGTATGGCTAGCACGAAAAGGATGGTTTTACAAACTAGATAGATTAGAGGATAAAGCAATCAATGCAGCAGAAAGCGTAGAGTACTTTTTTGAACAACCAAAAAACAGATTTTTAGGAATTATAAAAGAAAGACATCCATGGTGTATATCACGCGAAAGAATTTGGGGATGTCCATTACCAGTATGGATATGCAATGAGTGTGGAAAACAAAATTGGTTTTTTACAAGAAAGGATATTGTTGAATCAGCTGTAAAATTACCAGATGGACCAAATTTTGAATTACATCGTCCTTGGATTGATAATATCACCATAAAATGCAAGCATTGTAACAGTACAAATACAAAAAGAGAAGAATATGTACTTGATACATGGCATAACAGCGGGTCAGCTCCATATTCATCATTAACAGATGAAGAATATTCAAAAAGTATTCCAGCTCCATTTTTCACAGAAGGTATTGATCAAACAAGGGGATGGGCATATACATTATTGATAGAAAATGTGATTCTAAATAACGAGCCAATTCCACCATTCAAGTCATTTTTGTTCCAAGGACATGTACTTGATGAAAAAGGTGGTAAAATGAGTAAAAGTTTAGGAAATGTAATTGATGGGGAAGAACTACTAAAGAAATACCCAACAGATTTAATCAGATTTTATTTTATTTGGAAGGCAAGTCCAATAGAACCACTCAGCTTTAGTACTGATGAGTTAATGTCAAGACCATATCAGGTAATCAATACGCTGTTTAATTTGCATCTGTATTTTAAACAAAATAGCGAGTATGATAAATTTGATGAAACAAAGACCATTTCATGGGCAAAAGAAAATGGATTGTTAACCTCACCAGATATTTGGCTTGTATCTAAATTACAAAAATTAATTAAAAAAATTACGGAACGTAACGAATCTTGCAAATTCCACGAAGCTGCAAAATCCATTGATGATTTTATCATAAACAATCTAAGTCAAATTTACATTCCAATTACCAGAGGCGAATTATGGGATGAAGACGAATCAAAAAAGAACAGAAGGCTAGCAATTTATGCAGTACTAAGTGATGTTCTCAAAACATTAGATATCTTGATTCATCCACTTTGTCCATTTACTAGTGAATATCTCTATCAGACAGTATTTGATGGAAAAAAGAGCATATTGCTTGACAATTGGCCACAATATGAAGAGCATCTAGTAAATGAAGAGATTGAAGAATCATTTGACATTATGAAAGATGTTGTTTCAATTTCATCAGCTGCTAGAATGAAAGGAAAATTAAAACGAAGATGGCCACTTGCAGAAGCATTAATTTGTGTAAGTAAAGGTCAAAAGAAGAAACTCGAATCACTTTCCAATCTACTAATGTCACAGCTAAACGTAGAGAAATATACAATTTTTGAGACAGAAAAAGAATCTAGATTAGATCAAATCTTAGAGTTAAAACAACTAAACTTACCACTGATATCAATAATAGAATTAGAAAGAAAACGAATTGGTCCAAAAGCAAAACAACACATGGGAAAACTTGTCAACATGTTTTCTGAAACTAACAAAGAAGAGATCATCACATCACTTCAAAAACAAGGACGTTATGATTATGAAGTTGACGGAGAAAAAATTTCGTTAGACAAAGATGACTTTGTAGTTGACTTTGATGCAAGAGAAGAATTTGCAATTTCAAAAAGAGACAACTACATTGTATTCATATCAACTTCAAGAAATAAAGAGATGATGGCAAGAGGTTTAGTAAAAGACATTGCAAGGCGACTACAGACTCTAAGAAAAGAGAGAGGATATAATCCGACAGACATTCTAAATGTTGCATCAATACTTGATTTAGATGAAGAGTCATTGGAGATGATTAAAGAAAAATCAGAAGATTTGGCATTTTTAGTCAGAGTCAAAAAAGTGGATTTTGTAGAATCATGTAAGATATACAAAGATGATGACATTGACGGTCAAAAAATAAGAATTTCAGTAGAATAA